The Drechmeria coniospora strain ARSEF 6962 chromosome 02, whole genome shotgun sequence genome has a segment encoding these proteins:
- a CDS encoding UDP-galactose transporter has product MADKKSDDFVVRLPDSGVMDESEKGHFIPKTTSRRSSNMPGQSFLKSIESSGGVSVLAYCLSSISMTLVNKYVVSGNKWNLHLLYLAIQHIVSTTAILAGKHMGLIRDLDAFDSQRAKKWFPIALLLVGMIFTGNKALQFLSVPVYTIFKNLTIIVIAYGEVLWFGGSVSALSLVSFALMVLSSVVAAWSDFSNAQGVSSNGATVSTLNAGYAWMLLNVFCAAMYVLSMRKAIKVTNFKNWDVMFYNNVLTIPVLLCGSFIIEDWSSANLLRNFPVESRQSLMIGMIYSGMGAIFISYSTAWCIRATSSTTYAMAGALNKLPMAIAGLVFFADPVTFGSVSAIFLGFISGLLYTLAKNNKSKQSGPTLPTTNQPPMSASARSEKDASN; this is encoded by the exons ATGGCGGACAAGAAGAGCGACGACTTCGTCGTCCGACTCCCCGACTCCGGTGTCATGGACGAGTCCGAGAAGGGCCATTTCATCCCCAAGACTACCTCGCGGAGGTCAAGCAACATGCCGGGCCAATCCTTTCTCAAGTCCATCGAGAGCAGCGGTGGcgtctccgtcctcgcctACTGCCTCTCCTCCATCAGCATGACCCTCGTCAACAAGTATGTCGTCTCGGGCAACAAGTGGAACCTTCACTTGCTCTATCTAGCCATTCAA CATATTGTCAGCACAACCGCTATCCTTGCTGGGAAACATATGGGCCTGATTAGAGACCTCGACGCCTTTGACTCTCAGAGGGCCAAGAAAT GGTTTCCCATCGCCCTCCTCTTGGTCGGCATGATTTTTACTGGCAACAAGGCCCTCCAGTTCCTATCTGTGCCCGTCTACACCATCTTCAAAAACTTgaccatcatcgtcatcgcctaCGGAGAGGTTCTCTGGTTTGGGGGCAGCGTTAGCGCCCTCAGTCTCGTTTCGTTTGCTCTCATGGTCCTCAGCTCCGTTGTCGCCGCCTGGTCGGACTTTAGCAACGCCCAGGGCGTCAGCTCAAACGGTGCTACTGTCTCGACCCTGAACGCTGGTTACGCCTGGATGCTGCTTAACGTATTCTGCGCCGCCATGTATGTGCTGAGCATGCGCAAGGCCATCAAGGTCACCAACTTCAAGAACTGGGATG TCATGTTTTACAACAACGTCCTCACAATTCCCGTCTTGCTGTGCGGGTCCTTCATCATCGAAGActggtcgtcggcgaactTGCTTCGGAACTTCCCCGTCGAGTCGCGGCAAAGCCTCATGATCGGAATGATCTACTCCGGCATGGGCGCCATCTTCATCTCATACTCCACCGCCTGGTGCATCCGCGCCACCTCTTCCACCACCTACGCCATGGCCGGAGCTCTGAACAAGCTCCCCATGGCCAttgccggcctcgtcttcttcgccgaTCCCGTCACTTTCGGCAGTGTCAGTGCCATCTTCCTCGGCTTCATCAGCGGCCTTCTTTACACCCTCGCCAAGAACAACAAGTCGAAGCAGTCTGGAccgacgctgccgacgacaaaTCAGCCGCCGATGAGCGCCAGTGCCCGGAGCGAGAAGGACGCCTCAAATTAG